Within the Alphaproteobacteria bacterium genome, the region GCATGATCGAGCGCCCGCGGCGTCCAGCACGACCGGTACGACCGATGCGGTGAATATAATCCTCCGCATTGTGAGGAACGTCGAAATTGAATACGTGGGACAGAAATTGGATATCGAGCCCGCGTGCCGCAACGTCGCTGCAGACCAGGATGCGAATCTCGCCGCGCTTGAAACGCTCGAGCGTGTCGGTGCGCAGTTCCTGGGCCAGATCGCCATGAAGGGCTGCGGTGTCGAAGCCGTGCTTCTTGAGCGAACGGAACAAAATGTCTACGTCGCGCTTGCGATTGCAGAAGACGAGTGCATTGCGCACGTCTTCGCGCTGGATCAAAAGACGCAAGGCTTCCCGCTTGTCGGCGGTGTCGACCATGACGAGGCTTTGATCTACGGTCTCGGCTGGCGAGGCAGGTGGGGCGACGGAGATCTCCTTGGGGTTCATCAAGAACGCGTCGGCGAGGCGACGAATTTCCGGCGCCATGGTCGCGGAGAAGAAAAGGGTCTGGCGGATTTTCGGGATCATCGACACGATTCGCTCGACATCCGGGATAAAGCCCATGTCGAGCATACGATCGGCTTCGTCGATCACGAGGATCTTGATGTCGCTCAGCAGCACCTTGCCGCGCTCTATGTGGTCGAGAAGCCGGCCCGGTGTCGCGATCAGCACGTCCACGCCACGGTCGATCAACTTCTCCTGATCGTCGAAAGAAACACCCCCGATCAGGAGTGCCTTCGAGAGCTTGGCGTGCTTGCCGTAAACCTCGAAGCTTTCGCCCACCTGTGATGCCAGCTCCCGCGTCGGCTCGAGGATGAGCGAGCGGGGCATCCGCGCTCTGGCGCGACCGCTTGACAGAATGTCGATCATCGGCAGCGTGAACGCGGCCGTCTTGCCTGTCCCTGTCTGGGCGCAGCCGAGCACGTCGCGCCCTTGCAACACGATAGGGATGGCTTGCTCCTGGATTGGCGTAGGCGTTTCGTAGCCTGCATCCGAAACGGAACGGAGAACGTCTTCGCTAAGGCCGAGATCGGAAAACTTCATAAAGGCTATCTGCTCTTGCGCGAGAGCCGCAGTCTGCTCAAGCTATGGGGAACTGATAGGAAAATGTGGCCGGGATCATAGTTTTTCCAGTGGTCCTGTCAATCTTTGTCGTATTTTTCGCGCGTTTCCACCGTGGCGGTGACAATGGGACCACTTGGCGTGCGGGCGGCGGCGCATTACCCTGTTAGAACGCCAAGCCGCTCAATCTCCAACGGATTCCCATGACCGACCGCACCTCGCTTGTCCTCATCCCTGGCCTGCTTTGCGACCGCGCACTGTGGCGTCATCAGGCGGCCCACCTCGCCGACTTGGCGGATGTCATCGTCGCGGACGTGAGCGAGCAGAGTTCAATGGCGGCAATGGCGGATGCGGTACTTGCGCAGGCGCCGGCCGGGAAGGTTGCCTTGGCCGGGCTTTCAATGGGCGGCTACGTCGCCTTCGAGATCATGCGCCGCGCACCAGAGCGCGTTTCGCGTCTGGCACTCCTCGATACCATGGCGCGCAAGGATACCGAGGAGCAACGTCACCGCCGCCTCTCGATGATCGCGCAGGCTGAAAAGGGGGACTTCCACGGGGTCACCAGCCGCCTTCTCCCGCTTTTCGTCCATCCCGATCGCGTGACGGACGCTCCGCTCGTCGAGGAGATCATGGCGATGACCAAGCGCGTCGGCAGGGACGCCTTCCTCCGCGAACAAACGGCGATCATGGGCCGGGCGGACAGCCGACTGCACCTCGGCGAAATCCGCGTGCCGACCCTTGTGCTGGTCGGACGGCAGGACGCGCTGACCCCTGTGGAAGTGCACGAGGAACTCGCATCACGCATTGCGCGTGCCAAGCTGGTCGTCGTCGAAAATTGTGGCCACCTGTCGACGATGGAGCGACCGGAGGCCGTTACCGCGGTGATGCGCTATTGGCTACAGGAATAAGGAAAGGCAGGATTTCGGCGGCTGCCGGTCCGTTCGCCGCCGCGCTATTTCACCCACTTGGCGAGAATTGCCTTGTACTCGCCGCTCTCGATGGCCTGATGAAGCCATTGGTCGACGAAATCCTTCCACACAGCGTCGCGCGGCAGGAGATAAGCCTTTTCGGAGAAATTGAAGGGCCGATCCGGATTGATGGCGCAAAGCCCCGGGTGCTCCTTCTCCCAGAAGCGGGTTTCGCTTGCATCCGTGATCATGAGATCGGCCTTGCCGTCGAGAATCTGCTGCCAGATCGTTCTGTTGTCGGGATAAACCTCGATCGTTGCGTGCTTCAACGTCGCGCGGTCGAACTTCTCGTTGGTTCCGCCGGGATTGGTCACCACCTTGACACCCGCTCGGTCGATGTCCGCGAGCGTTTGATACTTTGTCCGGTCGTCGCAGCGCGCCACCGCCGCCTTGCCGTCGACCATGAGCGGTATGGTGAAGAGTGCCGTTTTCTGGCGTTCCATCGACACCGAA harbors:
- a CDS encoding DEAD/DEAH box helicase; protein product: MKFSDLGLSEDVLRSVSDAGYETPTPIQEQAIPIVLQGRDVLGCAQTGTGKTAAFTLPMIDILSSGRARARMPRSLILEPTRELASQVGESFEVYGKHAKLSKALLIGGVSFDDQEKLIDRGVDVLIATPGRLLDHIERGKVLLSDIKILVIDEADRMLDMGFIPDVERIVSMIPKIRQTLFFSATMAPEIRRLADAFLMNPKEISVAPPASPAETVDQSLVMVDTADKREALRLLIQREDVRNALVFCNRKRDVDILFRSLKKHGFDTAALHGDLAQELRTDTLERFKRGEIRILVCSDVAARGLDIQFLSHVFNFDVPHNAEDYIHRIGRTGRAGRRGRSIMLATPAEAKSLAAIERLMKHEIVREALPELRAPDPSEGTGEMRSRGMHRGPRRERRRGDGRHERRDKRMRNDSVAAVAAESPFPLDAAQPEISPTALLPATGPAMHGDPRDNAGPQAVRRRPPNVETPQRGGRQRGRRHDDDVDEPVVGMGDHVPAFLMRSIRLASGR
- a CDS encoding alpha/beta fold hydrolase translates to MTDRTSLVLIPGLLCDRALWRHQAAHLADLADVIVADVSEQSSMAAMADAVLAQAPAGKVALAGLSMGGYVAFEIMRRAPERVSRLALLDTMARKDTEEQRHRRLSMIAQAEKGDFHGVTSRLLPLFVHPDRVTDAPLVEEIMAMTKRVGRDAFLREQTAIMGRADSRLHLGEIRVPTLVLVGRQDALTPVEVHEELASRIARAKLVVVENCGHLSTMERPEAVTAVMRYWLQE
- a CDS encoding transporter substrate-binding domain-containing protein, coding for MKEIRRVVLTLVGLTFIVFIGLAVSAVSVRTAESPNTKLDTIIESKVLRIGTTGDYKPFSYLNPETKTFEGIDIEMAKSLGATLGVEVQFVQTKWSDLMPDLIADKYDIAMGGVSVSMERQKTALFTIPLMVDGKAAVARCDDRTKYQTLADIDRAGVKVVTNPGGTNEKFDRATLKHATIEVYPDNRTIWQQILDGKADLMITDASETRFWEKEHPGLCAINPDRPFNFSEKAYLLPRDAVWKDFVDQWLHQAIESGEYKAILAKWVK